From Anopheles coluzzii chromosome 3, AcolN3, whole genome shotgun sequence, the proteins below share one genomic window:
- the LOC120955244 gene encoding mucin-4 isoform X2: MAADSDGDQQKRTNSSSKRRNAGNEGSRSRGCTNSSSNSSSNSSSNSSNSVSEIQSNDSTLKAVVICEGNLHDPDFPARLESLVESLTTLVEEKQPDEGGKEKSDSGKLTVDKVEPWNSVRVTLSIPKEAAVRLRRLAAEGNSALRALGILSVQLEGETVLSLRLAGQQEIVLRTDNSAVDGAVAGNSTGGLGELARVLSQQQQQPQPNSSGVVLQGHSQGVYAQPMIPAQQQQQQQHLLHMQQQHQLQLQQQQLLHGTAAVDGLPGPSTSKVVHPNLPKPLSNGPLPMDTVGASGGGSGIFKSPNTICPMDGKVPAHVPNVVDACEYPFESMTQARVIQRRENTLGLNSSGGAVTVGPSIAPVSGVGIGAVKQPSNGSFVPPVGTGAVPPPPPYQSAVGTGSVVAKENLAAAAPAAVVGTTMPIPVGTASAGNNVAMSSPLLVNLLQNENSQQQTGPSQQQQQQQQQQQQQQQQQQQQQQQQQQQQQQQQQQLQQQQLQLQQQQQQQLMRSVGQPILKQELLIASGTGGGGMVKSGVIPNIPPSATMLSQQAVGGGSPIVPSDNDTSVHGVVMGGGALKSGSTVNHQVVSVNQQQQQQHLVHHPVIGGASTMGAPMVSARAATVSVVAHQQQQQLTLVNSGSPLRGAAPTTVPGVSGVMLSASSVNRSNNMTAMTAAVTTGAVSSATNSNDSNSNNQSVLNVSPSSLVTPPLSVPSNSNSSSSSNTTSTMNTIKMQRYSLVAGPSTSGGPVAVGIGPAVRAPQQQQQQQQQQQHQQLAIPSGGGGGNVMLAANNRAPVMGPQSSHGHAQGMRPPPSPTAFQLQDQMQMQQPQHSQQQLNRFPVQQQQQQQLPFRQPNPMPLSHQQQQQQGLQSVGYTQRWPTLPMDSATKSGYQEFARFQMQYNLSQQQLNKPTAALGPPQQQQQSHSLDGVSPSVATSPSVGADSLELGNCLVDLPDLAKNDLDSLLPSDLDSAFLDTKLDDLDDLDLMDQQQHHHTLLGPASLQQPADISTVPGTLLGGASVNQAVATGLSGLPMGAPGGGGTTLSDAQLRERRWKAQLLINPLTGELEETQVEEGTEESENGGKAGGRQSSKMGAVRGNDFPPEIPNSLYSDDDTTGSVGGLSSSRLFSDASDSERPSPSTAGLVAMDAGSLAPGSNANMGNAVYGGAPIVPSTSVATGSGIGSNVTSSANVAVPQMVVSTGKPVKHKKERAKPVKAKDKLKSPVAAKDKPKEKTKASLKTVVKQKAKVLSTSVLLVDAAGSGDSPSKNGTELKLRLKLEKPDSIGVRESGLGSRSGGISALPPSLTVASTGSMPAASANASVDRLTVDSDGTALLTSLQLNPASQSQQFIAATSVPSAVTNAMGSISGGSSFVSVPAPLVANAAGNSGNTGSTNSIGTAVQTSSPAGEELRVPPLHISLRGKNSVVIKNSRKDRKKSQSGGEDDSSDGGGVAKRSTFSKRNSIDLNAPISSMVAVTAGPTVSLSPPAYQNHTAGSSKMTVSDVQSSTDQTSEAQLGSQKRAASDAGHSNATATGGSSGSTSSAGHSPNGYVCPEKKRRLSNGGSSISLTASGGTIAASTVSTVSGTSIDNTASSNSSSSGAETASTPTTVTTSVQEINDIYESIVTTSESVPIGSTNVGTVPPTNLLQSATKNSKSSGANNANSNGSNNINNNNININNNGGSYGKTQKNLVKASVDGVAVGAATAPQSQPATVDALSSAAEDCKKGDSAAVTLASSPSSSAETASVNPGSTTAERNNIITTTIITTTATNTTTTTTSTSSEKSSTVLESHPSGQQHCGEEESPQQNTLNKINTSIVHHDHQHHHHHSDQEHHSKNRPPEQLLVDVPLEDSGKNSKQQDSSTADGAIADVLPLDAPPPTAAEKGTNPSSTSSSPHSPGTANAVCTTAGSASSTGTMATAATVAAGVVLGVNHHLLGHTNVRGSPGSQAQGEDSGIESMDALSEKSPHQLSSHSPQGSHSSSGTGSNVMNSSSSTNSNSSTLDGKQMPSVDSPQCDEKMLEGNGADVVAVRSEKSGSPKDGKELATTPLLDGSMEHYNDIEAALAKMEGLNDLAVAISCSGADAKLNGDHSILLKPGDLLDHNHHETLESMDQTNLRKILDIDVEDDRKQQSIIDPESLLNDVTHLNTNQSSEEKQGIKLTKDDDTKIQNHHQHQQQQQLLSDTTMIKKKSVAEKRDAIGSSKTKTSVKAAGVAGREKPQQQQQSQQSQQSQQHLSPSESIETDGKLLAKHIVGNNNLPEEEHKMSPVTTNATLDAKVSSDVDGSISATQKSVDECGNNSKNIPSVKSECDSKVIMLVDDKKPLVKSDPDEAIVSSVKKSLRKSSDERQSVTVVATATTPAVCTAAAAADAVAVAPVTAETTTTVTEKLESSSSSSSSPTPTAAQPSATASPVEMKADPKSPDSADPHIDLKPRHEQPPLYSYSSEKARERRTAAAASDGIQSSANGSARSDARSRRNSSVTSLPAEGSETNPSVDSENESPSRTPASKKSPSANSTGMEDDNTTIGGSSTRTSKASEQSGASSKSAADGHSTSEQQQGKEMLTQLSIEIPSNSDSGEHRIRTRASSKLESPLELPPRQSPSAATSVGHDSHGSSAVAATGAGASNATHSGSSAISASKNCSSAGTAGGTAKQNASAATSNAAGGGSVATAAGATIGNDRPSPKSAANAIRPAAANKRKRQGSESSNQSGVSDDIPTRAKKSRKATTATDPGTAVHSETPKPALRRSADNTLAKGRMSRKAANAAAAAAAAAAAAASTAPTTVTIVADSSDSDEPLIEIAAAAAAAAAATGSGDKGAHSAVSSGASESTIPPSSASLPKGTAPTTNQSTGGGGGSGEKEKSLRNHHSKNASGVKQQGGIAPPPSSTASSPELTTSTMTAASSITPTSNATGSNGPTHNANASPGSDSAGGGCGGTQKSATNSIGGAPSTPATVGTSADEKISTRRSVRMTSSTLSTAAMNNKAKAAANALLQQNSTAATTNNIDSNHHGNSTTVNNNAVVNDVAGAGGLSAAATGHADGASSGGLSSGGANGNHSSKVVNHVNHHHVGTGLKGSGTSGGVEAIETGTATELRRKTRSAAGLEVTVTEGRRRRISRDSK; encoded by the exons ATGGCGGCCGATAGTGACGGTGATCAACAGAAACGGACAAACAGTAGTAGCAAGCGTAGAAATGCCGGTAACGAAGGAAGCCGAAGCAGAGGctgcaccaacagcagcagcaacagcagcagcaacagcagcagcaacagcagcaatagtGTCAGTGAAATTCAAAGCAATGACAGCACTTTAAAGGCGGTTGTCATATGCGAAGGGAACCTGCACGATCCAGACTTTCCGGCACGACTCGAAAGCCTGGTAGAAAGTCTCACAACGCTGGTGGAGGAAAAACAGCCGGACGAGGGTGGAAAGGAAAAGTCCGATTCCGGGAAGCTTACGGTCGATAAG GTGGAACCATGGAACAGTGTGCGAGTTACCCTCTCAATACCGAAGGAAGCGGCGGTACGACTGCGAAGGCTCGCAGCCGAAGGAAACAGTGCACTACGGGCCCTAGGCATTCTGTCGGTGCAGCTGGAAGGAGAGACGGTTCTATCGTTGCGGTTAGCCGGGCAGCAGGAAATTGTTTTGCGGACTG ATAACTCTGCGGTTGATGGAGCGGTTGCAGGAAACAGCACTGGCGGTTTGGGTGAGCTGGCTCGGGTTTTgtcccagcagcaacagcaaccccAGCCAAATTCGTCGGGTGTCGTCTTGCAAGGGCATTCCCAGGGTGTCTACGCTCAGCCAATGATTCcggcgcaacagcagcagcagcaacagcacctgCTACACatgcaacaacagcaccaactacagctgcaacagcaacagctacTGCAcggcactgctgctgttgatggttTGCCCGGTCCCAGTACCTCTAAAGTCGTCCATCCAAACCTTCCGAAGCCTCTTAGCAATGGTCCATTGCCGATGGACACCGTGGGCGCTAGTGGAGGCGGGAGCGGAATATTCAAATCGCCAAACACTATCTGCCCGATGGACGGCAAGGTTCCAGCCCATGTGCCAAATGTGGTCGACGCCTGCGAATATCCGTTCGAAAGCATGACACAAGCAAGGGTAATACAGCGGCGCGAAAATACGCTCGGATTAAACAGCAGCGGTGGGGCGGTAACGGTTGGTCCGTCCATTGCCCCGGTGTCCGGTGTCGGCATAGGAGCAGTGAAACAACCATCGAATGGTTCGTTTGTACCACCGGTAGGCACTGGTGCAgttccaccaccgccgccataTCAATCCGCCGTCGGCACTGGAAGCGTTGTAGCGAAGGAGAACCTggcagctgctgctccggcTGCGGTCGTCGGAACCACGATGCCCATTCCGGTGGGCACGGCAAGCGCGGGCAACAATGTGGCCATGTCCAGTCCATTGCTGGTGAATTTGCTACAAAATGAAAACAGCCAGCAGCAAACCGGTCcatcccagcagcagcagcaacagcagcagcagcagcaacagcagcagcagcagcagcagcagcagcagcagcagcagcagcagcagcagcagcagcagcagcagcaattgcagcagcagcaattgcagctgcagcaacagcaacagcagcagctgatgcGCAGTGTAGGACAGCCGATTTTGAAGCAGGAACTGCTGATTGCCAGTGGTACTGGGGGTGGAGGTATGGTGAAGAGCGGGGTCATTCCAAACATCCCACCGTCGGCGACGATGTTGTCGCAGCAAGCTGTCGGCGGCGGTAGTCCGATAGTGCCGAGTGACAATGATACAAGTGTGCACGGTGTCGTGATGGGAGGTGGAGCGCTCAAGAGTGGTAGCACGGTGAACCATCAAGTAGTGAGTGtaaatcagcagcagcagcaacaacatctaGTGCATCATCCAGTGATTGGCGGGGCATCCACGATGGGCGCACCCATGGTTTCGGCTAGGGCCGCTACAGTTTCGGTCGTTGctcaccagcaacagcagcagctgacgTTAGTGAACAGTGGCAGTCCTTTGCGTGGGGCTGCGCCCACAACAGTGCCAGGTGTGTCTGGCGTAATGCTCAGTGCTAGTAGTGTGAATAGAAGTAACAATATGACTGCGATGACAGCAGCAGTGACCACAGGTGCTGTGTCATCAGCAACCAATAGTAATGACAGTAACAGTAACAATCAGAGTGTGTTGAACGTGTCGCCTTCTTCTCTAGTAACTCCACCATTGTCAGTGCCTTCAAATAGcaacagcagtagtagcagcaacaccacctccaccaTGAACACCATTAAGATGCAAAGATATAGCCTCGTGGCGGGTCCATCGACGAGCGGTGGACCTGTGGCGGTGGGGATTGGCCCGGCCGTGAGAGctccacagcagcagcagcagcagcagcagcagcagcaacatcaacaactCGCGATACCCAGTGGAGGTGGCGGTGGCAATGTTATGCTAGCCGCTAACAATCGAGCACCTGTGATGGGACCACAGTCGTCGCATGGTCATGCTCAGGGAATGCGGCCACCCCCGTCTCCAACAGCGTTCCAGCTGCAGGACCAAATGCAAATGCAGCAGCCACAACATTCCCAGCAGCAACTGAACCGTTTTCcagttcagcagcagcaacagcaacagctacCTTTTCGACAGCCAAATCCAATGCCACTATcgcatcaacagcaacagcaacagggacTGCAATCAGTCGGTTATACTCAACGGTGGCCAACGCTACCAATGGATTCGGCCACCAAGTCAGGCTACCAGGAGTTTGCACGCTTTCAGATGCAGTACAATCTCAGTCAACAACAATTGAACAAGCCCACAGCGGCGTTGGGACcaccgcaacaacaacaacaatcccaTTCGCTGGACGGCGTTTCACCAAGCGTTGCCACGTccccaagcgttggtgccgaTTCGCTCGAGCTAGGCAATTGTCTGGTTGATCTGCCCGATCTGGCAAAGAACGACCTGGATTCGTTGCTACCGAGCGATCTGGACAGTGCATTTCTCGACACTAAGCTGGACGATCTAGACGATCTGGATCTGAtggatcagcagcagcatcaccacaCGCTGCTTGGTCCAGCGTCGTTGCAACAGCCGGCTGATATTTCGACTGTCCCGGGTACACTGCTTGGTGGTGCGTCCGTGAATCAGGCGGTGGCTACTGGACTTTCCGGGCTGCCGATGGGCGCTCCCGGCGGTGGTGGAACGACGTTGAGCGATGCGCAACTGCGCGAGCGCCGATGGAAGGCACAGCTTCTGATCAACCCGCTAACAGGCGAGCTGGAAGAAACGCAAGTGGAAGAGGGTACTGAAGAATCGGAAAACGGTGGCAAAGCAGGTGGAAGGCAGAGCAGCAAGATGGGCGCGGTTCGTGGAAACGATTTCCCCCCCGAGATCCCTAACTCACTCTATTCGGACGACGACACTACGGGCAGCGTTGGTGGGCTTTCCTCGTCGCGGCTATTTTCGGATGCCAGCGATTCGGAACGTCCGTCGCCTTCTACAGCTGGTTTAGTAGCGATGGATGCTGGAAGCTTAGCACCGGGCAGTAACGCCAACATGGGCAATGCTGTGTATGGTGGTGCTCCCATTGTCCCTTCAACATCCGTTGCTACCGGAAGTGGTATTGGTAGCAATGTGACCAGTTCCGCCAATGTCGCTGTACCGCAGATGGTGGTAAGCACAGGCAAACCGGTGAAGCATAAAAAGGAACGCGCGAAACCTGTAAAGGCCAAGGACAAGCTGAAGTCTCCGGTAGCAGCCAAGGACAAGCCCAaggaaaaaacgaaagcatCGCTTAAGACGGTTGTCAAGCAAAAGGCGAAAGTTCTATCCACCTCAGTGCTGTTAGTAGACGCAGCTGGGTCAGGTGATTCGCCGAGTAAAAACGGCACGGAACTCAAGTTGCGGCTGAAGCTTGAAAAACCAGATTCCATTGGCGTACGCGAAAGCGGCCTTGGCTCCCGTTCCGGTGGAATAAGCGCTCTACCGCCATCATTAACGGTTGCATCGACCGGAAGTATGCCTGCTGCGTCGGCAAACGCAAGCGTGGACAGGTTAACGGTAGACAGCGATGGCACAGCGTTGCTGACGTCGCTGCAGTTAAATCCTGCTTCCCAATCTCAGCAATTCATCGCTGCAACGTCGGTCCCCTCGGCAGTCACCAACGCCATGGGGAGTATCAGCGGTGGCAGCAGCTTTGTCTCTGTCCCGGCCCCGCTGGTTGCCAATGCGGCGGGAAACAGCGGAAATACCGGTAGCACAAACAGTATCGGCACTGCTGTGCAGACTTCATCTCCAGCAGGCGAGGAGTTGCGAGTGCCTCCGTTGCACATTAGCTTACGGGGTAAGAATTCCGTGGTGATCAAGAACTCCCGCAAAGATCGTAAGAAAAGCCAGAGCGGTGGCGAAGATGACAGCagtgacggtggtggtgttgcgaAACGATCCACCTTCAGCAAACGTAACTCCATTGACCTCAACGCACCAATCTCGAGCATGGTGGCCGTAACGGCAGGCCCAACAGTATCATTATCCCCACCTGCTTATCAAAACCACACTGCTGGATCGTCCAAAATGACTGTCTCCGATGTGCAATCGAGCACCGACCAGACAAGCGAGGCACAATTAGGCTCGCAGAAGCGAGCCGCATCAGATGCAGGGCATAGCAATGCGACTGCTACTGgaggcagcagcggcagcacatCCTCTGCCGGACACAGTCCGAACGGATACGTCTGTCCGGAGAAGAAGCGAAGACTCAGtaacggtggcagcagcatAAGTCTAACCGCGAGTGGTGGTACCATTGCGGCGAGCACTGTATCGACTGTATCCGGCACGAGTATAGACAACaccgccagcagcaacagcagcagcagcggtgcagAAACAGCGTCCACGCCAACAACCGTAACTACCAGTGTGCAGGAAATTAATGACATCTACGAGTCGATCGTTACAACCAGTGAGAGCGTACCGATTGGTTCGACCAACGTCGGCACAGTACCTCCGACAAACTTGCTCCAATCGGCTACAAAAAACTCCAAGAGCTCCGGTGCGAATAATGCTAACAGCAATGGCAGCAACAAcataaacaataacaatatcaATATTAACAATAATGGTGGCAGTTACGGTAAGACTCAAAAAAATCTCGTCAAAGCTTCGGTAGATGGGGTTGCTGTGGGTGCGGCCACTGCGCCTCAGTCGCAACCGGCTACCGTGGATGCCCTGTCGTCGGCTGCGGAAGACTGTAAGAAAGGAGATAGTGCAGCTGTAACGTTAGCTTCATCACCTTCATCCTCAGCGGAAACGGCGTCCGTCAATCCAGGCAGCACTACAGCCGAACGCAACAATATcatcactaccaccatcatcaccacaacGGCCACCAatacaaccaccaccacaacatcTACCTCAAGTGAGAAATCCTCCACTGTTTTGGAAAGTCATCCTTCAGGGCAGCAACATTGCGGAGAAGAAGAATCGCCACAGCAAAATACgctaaataaaattaacaccAGCATTGTACATCACGATCAtcagcatcaccatcatcattcgGATCAGGAGCATCATAGTAAAAACCGACCACCGGAGCAGTTGCTGGTAGACGTACCGTTGGAGGACAGTGGAAAGAATAGCAAACAGCAGGACAGCAGCACTGCGGATGGTGCCATTGCCGATGTGCTCCCATTGGACGCCCCACCACCGACTGCTGCAGAGAAGGGTACGAATCCGTCGTCTACGTCCAGTTCGCCCCATTCTCCTGGCACGGCAAACGCTGTGTGCACTACCGCTGGTAGTGCCAGCTCGACGGGAACGATGGCAACTGCAGCGACGGTAGCGGCGGGCGTTGTATTGGGTGTAAATCATCATTTGCTTGGCCATACGAATGTCCGGGGCTCACCAGGATCTCAGGCACAGGGTGAGGATAGTGGCATTGAATCGATGGATGCACTGTCGGAGAAAAGTCCCCATCAGCTGTCATCGCATAGCCCGCAGGGCTCGCATAGCAGCAGTGGCACAGGCAGTAACGTGAtgaacagcagtagcagtacaAACAGTAATAGCAGCACGCTAGATGGAAAGCAAATGCCTTCCGTTGATAGTCCACAGTGTGATGAAAAAATGCTTGAAGGAAACGGTGCGGATGTTGTTGCCGTGCGGTCAGAGAAAAGCGGTTCACCTAAGGACGGAAAAGAGCTGGCCACTACACCATTGTTGGATGGCAGTATGGAGCACTACAACGATATTGAGGCGGCGTTGGCAAAGATGGAGGGATTAAATGACCTCGCGGTCGCGATTAGCTGCAGTGGTGCCGATGCGAAGCTAAATGGCGATCATTCTATACTGCTAAAGCCGGGAGATTTGCTCGATCACAATCATCACGAAACTCTGGAGAGCATGGATCAGACGAATCTGAGAAAAATTCTTGACATAGACGTCGAAGATGATAGAAAGCAGCAGAGTATTATTGACCCTGAAAGTCTATTGAACGATGTCACCCACTTGAACACCAATCAGTCATCGGAGGAAAAACAGGGCATTAAGTTGACGAAAGATGACGATACAAAGATACagaaccaccaccagcatcagcaacaacagcagttaCTTTCCGATACTACGATGATTAAGAAAAAATCCGTTGCAGAAAAACGTGATGCCATCGGGAGCAGCAAGACTAAAACATCTGTAAAAGCGGCAGGCGTTGCTGGCAGAGAaaagccgcagcagcagcagcaatcacaACAGTCCCAGCAGTCTCAGCAGCACTTGTCTCCATCTGAATCCATCGAAACGGACGGCAAACTACTCGCTAAGCACATTGTTGGCAACAACAATCTTCCGGAAGAGGAACACAAAATGTCACCGGTCACCACAAATGCAACTCTCGATGCGAAAGTGTCCAGCGATGTTGACGGAAGCATCTCTGCAACACAGAAAAGTGTCGATGAATGCGGCAACAATAGTAAAAATATCCCTAGTGTGAAAAGCGAATGTGATAGTAAGGTAATAATGTTAGTGGACGATAAAAAACCCTTAGTTAAGTCTGATCCCGACGAGGCTATCGTTAGTAGTGTAAAGAAGAGTTTAAGAAAATCTTCTGACGAACGGCAGTCAGTTACCGTTGTCGCCACGGCTACCACACCGGCTGtttgtactgctgctgctgctgctgatgctgttgctgttgcgccAGTAACCGCCgagaccaccaccaccgttacTGAGAAGCTTgaatcatcgtcatcatcatcatcatctccgaCGCCTACAGCTGCGCAGCCATCTGCCACGGCGAGTCCGGTCGAAATGAAAGCGGATCCAAAAAGTCCTGATTCGGCTGATCCGCACATCGATCTGAAACCGCGTCATGAGCAACCACCGCTGTACAGTTATTCCAGTGAAAAAGCGCGTGAAAGACGTACGGCCGCTGCAGCTAGTGATGGGATTCAGTCTTCAGCTAATGGGAGCGCTCGGAGTGATGCAAGATCTCGTAGAAACTCGTCCGTGACATCGTTACCTGCCGAGGGTAGTGAGACCAATCCATCGGTTGATTCTGAGAACGAGTCGCCTAGTAGAACACCAGCGAGTAAAAAGTCACCATCGGCAAACAGCACTGGCATGGAAGACGATAATACCACTATTGGAGGGAGTAGCACACGCACTTCGAAAGCAAGCGAACAATCGGGAGCTTCGAGCAAAAGTGCCGCCGATGGTCATTCGACATCCGAACAGCAACAGGGTAAGGAGATGCTAACTCAGCTCTCCATTGAAATCCCATCGAACTCGGATAGTGGAGAACATCGGATTCGGACTCGCGCATCCAGCAAATTGGAGAGTCCGCTGGAGCTTCCACCACGCCAGAGTCCGTCAGCGGCAACCTCAGTGGGACATGATTCGCATGGTTCCTCTGCTGTTGCAGCCACTGGAGCAGGAGCCAGCAACGCCACCCACTCAGGGAGCAGTGCAATATCTGCGTCTAAAAATTGTAGCTCAGCAGGAACGGCTGGCGGTACTGCGAAGCAAAACGCTTCTGCTGCCACGTCCAACGCTGCCGGGGGCGGCAGTGTAGCCACAGCAGCCGGTGCCACTATTGGCAATGATCGGCCAAGCCCTAAATCGGCTGCAAATGCGATCCGACCGGCAGCCGCGAACAAACGGAAACGGCAAGGGTCGGAGAGCTCCAACCAGTCCGGTGTTAGCGATGATATTCCGACGCGTGCCAAGAAGTCCCGTAAAGCAACGACTGCTACCGACCCGGGCACGGCAGTCCATTCCGAAACGCCGAAGCCTGCGCTACGAAGATCGGCAGATAATACGCTCGCCAAGGGTCGCATGTCGAGAAAGGCGGCCAATGCGgcagccgctgccgctgccgcggcagcagccgccgctAGTACAGCACCAACGACGGTTACTATTGTTGCGGATTCCTCCGACAGCGATGAACCTTTGATCGAAATCGCGG cagcagccgcagcagccgcagcagcaactggTTCGGGAGATAAAGGTGCTCATTCCGCCGTTTCGTCCGGTGCCAGTGAAAGCACTATACCACCGTCATCCGCCTCGTTGCCGAAGGGGACTGCACCCACAACGAACCAGTCGACAGGTgggggtggtggtagtggcgaGAAAGAAAAATCACTTCGCAACCATCACAGTAAGAATGCGTCCGGTGTCAAGCAGCAGGGTGGAATTGCGCCACCGCCGTCTTCCACAGCATCGTCTCCTGAGTTGACCACGAGCACCATGACAGCTGCATCTTCCATCACACCCACCTCGAATGCCACTGGTAGCAATGGACCCACGCACAACGCCAATGCGAGTCCCGGCAGTGATAGTGCTGgcggtggttgtggtggtacGCAAAAATCCGCCACAAACAGCATTGGTGGTGCACCCTCAACTCCTGCAACGGTGGGTACTTCTGCGGATGAGAAAATCAGTACACGACGCAGCGTACGCATGACGTCATCGACGCTTTCCACGGCGGCGATGAACAATAAGGCAAAGGCTGCGGCGAATGCTTTGCTTCAGCAGAATTCCACCGCTGCTACAACCAACAACATCGACAGTAACCATCACGGGAATAGTACCACTGTCAATAATAATGCCGTGGTGAACGATGTTGCTGGAGCTGGCGGTTTATCAGCTGCCGCGACCGGTCATGCGGACGGAGCCTCATCGGGTGGATTGAGTTCGGGCGGAGCCAATGGCAATCATAGCAGCAAAGTGGTAAATCATGTGAACCATCATCACGTGGGAACCGGTTTGAAGGGGTCCGGAACTTCGGGTGGGGTAGAGGCCATCGAAACCGGGACTGCGACAGAGCTGCGCCGTAAAACGAGAAGTGCAG CTGGACTCGAAGTCACCGTGACTGAGGGACGTCGAAGAAGGATCTCCCGAGATAGCAAGTGA